A genomic window from Heptranchias perlo isolate sHepPer1 chromosome 20, sHepPer1.hap1, whole genome shotgun sequence includes:
- the LOC137336100 gene encoding zona pellucida sperm-binding protein 4-like has product MEGLGILGLLFVVICSAQPPSLLFPADKCWLSPKNRKDCGFPGIEASECVQRGCCFDAVNRDAPPCFYSLNNLPVCTKDGRVLIAISKDLTLPPVNLTTLHLKDGDGAECSPTVTSADTVLFQFEVTECGATQRLDGVNILYETDVLGEFEILDGALGSVTRDSPFRLHVQCSYKGSQESDLQVKPRVYTLSPPLPATEAGILLLELRIARDGGYRSWYVASDYPILSALRDPVFVEVRVLNRNDPSLVLVLNDCWATPTPEPYSGLRWDLLVGRCPFAGDNYKTRLLPVNAASHLRFPTHHNRFVVSTFAFWDRVSGRALSGEVYFHCSAELCYPSTRENCTAPCSSKRRRSADDRSGVLVTANGPILFLEGEARLAARIHQDEKDTAVDSPSRVPGLAIGVALLSVALLVGTVAMWKMEPGRRVGSECSSMEL; this is encoded by the exons ATGGAGGGGTTGGGGATTCTTGGTTTGTTATTTGTTGTAATCTGTTCAGCTCAGCCGCCCTCTCTTCTTTTCCCCGCCGATAAATGTTGGTTGTCTCCTAAAAACCGCAAAGACTGCGGATTTCCGGGAATTGAAGCGAGTGAGTGTGTGCAGAGAGGCTGCTGCTTCGATGCAGTGAACCGGGATGCGCCGCCGTGTTTCTATTCACTGAACAATCTGCCAG TCTGCACCAAGGATGGGCGGGTCCTGATCGCGATCTCCAAGGATTTGACGCTGCCTCCTGTAAACCTAACAACCCTCCATCTGAAGGATGGAGACGGAGCTGAGTGCAGTCCAACCGTGACCTCTGCAGACACTGTGCTCTTTCAGTTCGAAGTCACTGAATGTGGCGCTACTCAGCGG CTGGACGGCGTGAACATCCTGTATGAAACGGATGTGTTGGGTGAGTTTGAGATCTTGGATGGCGCTTTGGGATCGGTGACCCGGGACAGCCCTTTCAG GCTCCATGTCCAGTGCAGTTACAAGGGAAGCCAGGAGTCTGATCTGCAGGTGAAGCCCAGAGTTTACACCCTTTCTCCGCCACTGCCAGCCACTGAGGCCGGGATCCTGCTTCTGGAGCTGAGAATAGCGAGAG atggtgGCTACCGGAGCTGGTACGTGGCCAGTGACTACCCGATCCTGAGTGCGCTCCGGGACCCCGTGTTTGTGGAGGTTCGTGTTCTGAACCGGAACGATCCGTCCCTTGTGCTGGTGCTCAATGACTGCTGGGCGACCCCCACCCCAGAGCCGTATTCGGGGCTCCGATGGGACCTCCTGGTGGGCAG gtGCCCCTTTGCTGGTGATAACTACAAAACCCGCCTCCTACCAGTAAACGCTGCTTCCCATTTGCGGTTCCCAACTCACCATAATCGTTTTGTAGTCAGCACGTTCGCTTTCTGGGACCGAGTTTCGGGCCGGGCTCTGTCCGGAGAG GTTTAtttccactgcagtgctgagCTTTGCTACCCTTCCACCCGAGAGAACTGCACGGCTCCCTGCAGCTCCA AAAGGCGAAGAAGCGCCGATGACCGGTCTGGGGTCTTGGTGACCGCTAATGGACCCATCCTTTTCCTGGAAGGTGAAGCGAGGTTGGCTGCTCGAATCCACCAGGACGAGAAAG atactgctGTTGATTCACCCTCCCGTGTTCCTGGATTGGCGATTGGGGTAGCGCTGCTCTCCGTGGCCCTGTTGGTCGGGACTGTTGCTATGTGGAAAATGGAGCCTGGCCGCAGGGTGGGCTCCGAGTGCAGCTCTATGGAACTGTAG